The following are encoded in a window of Fusarium verticillioides 7600 chromosome 6, whole genome shotgun sequence genomic DNA:
- a CDS encoding murein transglycosylase: MQNYHGDPYESEPLDSHNRYDSSPRRPIPPPHSYSPSAAHYDAPPRSNHPSAHPDSSYSRVQGGYDDYSSHGRPVSPSPYTGSAGSAGYDSPRRPSPQQNDHGYYGNQGYNNYGGGGGGHMGYDHPNSHTTPGADNFGMSASGGMTGIAVNVADRNPRYSGIGAMEHSNLPPPPSRTQQNPYGGNGGYGYGYDSPRGPPSAAASHFNGSDPYIDNPYPGYTNSRHGSDNLGVVNPNDIIDDGDDGLVYGKSQRNSMLSLSNSDRAKRGASATAAAVGGGAAAGGLLGGRGGSYEMNAREKPYGYGSDDKDTGRSKRCKWLIIVVVFLVIVGAIVGGVVGSMVNNGKHDDSTSSSSGESAKDDTKKNGDLGKNSAEIKELLNNPDLHRVFPGMDYTPLNSQYPDCMHNPPSQNNITRDVAVLGQLTNKIRLYGTDCNQTQMLIHAIDRLELKDTKIWMGVWLDKNETTNDRQMAQMWDILDEYGDDPFEGIIIANEILYRKEMNITTLANILDETRTKLDKKGLKLPVATSDLGDDWTSELATDSDYIMANIHPFFAGVTASEAAAWTNNFWKTNNGDFWKTDTKKNIISETGWPTGGGTNCGAATTCTEGSVAGVDELNTFMEDWVCQSLKNGTNYFWFEAFDEPWKERYNTKGKAWEDKWGLLTADRELKKGVKIPDCDGKTIQDYSMFSS; encoded by the exons ATGCAGAACTACCATGGGGATCCCTACGAGAGCGAACCGCTCGACTCTCATAATCGCTACGATTCCTCTCCCAGAAGGCCCATCCCTCCTCCCCATAGTTATTCACCTTCGGCTGCCCACTACGACGCTCCTCCGAGATCAAATCACCCAAGCGCACATCCCGATTCTTCATACAGCCGTGTACAAGGTGGCTACGACGATTATTCCTCTCACGGTCGCCCAGTATCGCCTTCGCCGTACACAGGATCCGCAGGATCTGCTGGATACGACAGCCCTCGACGACCATCGCCTCAACAAAACGATCACGGTTATTACGGCAACCAAGGCTACAATAACTacggtggtggcggcggcggacATATGGGGTATGATCACCCAAACTCTCATACTACACCGGGCGCAGACAATTTTGGAATGTCGGCATCTGGTGGTATGACAGGAATCGCTGTGAACGTTGCTGACCGTAATCCTCGCTATAGCGGAATAGGCGCAATGGAACACTCCAACTTGCCTCCGCCTCCATCGCGGACTCAGCAAAACCCTTATGGCGGAAATGGCGGTTACGGTTACGGTTACGATTCTCCCCGGGGGCCACCATCGGCTGCGGCGTCTCACTTCAACGGTAGCGATCCCTACATAGATAACCCGTACCCCGGATATACGAATTCGCGGCACGGGAGCGACAATCTTGGTGTAGTGAATCCTAATGACATTATCGACGATGGAGACGACGGACTTGTGTATGGAAAGAGCCAAAGGAACTCAATGCTTAGCCTTTCCAATTCCGACCGCGCGAAGAGGGGTGCTTCTGCAACCGCTGCTGCAGTTGGAGGTGGTGCGGCAGCTGGCGGCCTTTTGGGTGGACGAG GCGGAAGCTACGAGATGAATGCACGGGAAAAGCCTTACGGTTATGGCTCAGACGATAAGGACACTGGGAGGAGTAAGAGGTGCAAgtggctcatcatcgtcgtgGTGTTCCTCGTCATTGTCGGCGCTATCGTCGGTGGTGTCGTTGGTAGTATGGTGAACAATGGCAAGCACGACGACAGCACGTCGAGTAGTTCGGGAGAGTCAGCTAAGGacgacaccaagaagaacggcgATCTTGGCAAAAACAGCGCAGAGATCAAGGAACTTCTTAACAATCCCGACCTCCACAGAGTCTTTCCCGGAATGGACTACACCCCTCTCAACTCACAGTATCCCGACTGTATGCATAACCCACCTTCTCAGAACAACATCACACGCGACGTGGCCGTTCTAGGTCAGCTTACCAACAAGATTCGATTGTACGGAACCGATTGCAACCAAACGCAGATGTTGATTCATGCTATTGATCGATTGGAACTCAAGGATACCAAGATCTGGATGGGTGTTTGGCTTGACAAGAACGAGACAACCAACGATCGACAGATGGCACAGATGTGGGACATCCTGGATGAGTATGGTGATGATCCTTTTGAGGGtatcatcattgccaacgAAATCCTCTACCGCAAGGAGATGAACATCACCACATTGGCCAACATCTTGGACGAAACCCGCAcgaagctcgacaagaagggcCTCAAGCTTCCCGTTGCCACCTCGGATTTGGGCGACGACTGGACATCTGAACTTGCGACGGACAGTGACTATATCATGGCCAACATCCATCCCTTCTTTGCCGGAGTGACGGCATCCGAAGCTGCCGCTTGGACCAACAATTTCTGGAAGACTAACAATGGAGATTTCTGGAAGACGGACacgaagaagaacatcatctcGGAGACAGGCTGGCCTACCGGAGGCGGCACCAACTGTGGCGCAGCCACGACCTGTACCGAGGGATCagttgctggtgttgacgagctcaacACCTTCATGGAAGATTGGGTTTGCCAATCTCTCAAGAACGGTACCAACTACTTCTGGTTCGAGGCATTTGACGAGCCTTGGAAGGAACGGTACAacaccaagggcaaggcaTGGGAAGACAAATGGGGTCTGTTGACAGCGGACcgcgagctcaagaagggagTCAAGATTCCCGACTGCGACGGCAAGACGATCCAGGACTATAGCATGTTTTCCTCATAA
- a CDS encoding murein transglycosylase codes for MQNYHGDPYESEPLDSHNRYDSSPRRPIPPPHSYSPSAAHYDAPPRSNHPSAHPDSSYSRVQGGYDDYSSHGRPVSPSPYTGSAGSAGYDSPRRPSPQQNDHGYYGNQGYNNYGGGGGGHMGGIGAMEHSNLPPPPSRTQQNPYGGNGGYGYGYDSPRGPPSAAASHFNGSDPYIDNPYPGYTNSRHGSDNLGVVNPNDIIDDGDDGLVYGKSQRNSMLSLSNSDRAKRGASATAAAVGGGAAAGGLLGGRGGSYEMNAREKPYGYGSDDKDTGRSKRCKWLIIVVVFLVIVGAIVGGVVGSMVNNGKHDDSTSSSSGESAKDDTKKNGDLGKNSAEIKELLNNPDLHRVFPGMDYTPLNSQYPDCMHNPPSQNNITRDVAVLGQLTNKIRLYGTDCNQTQMLIHAIDRLELKDTKIWMGVWLDKNETTNDRQMAQMWDILDEYGDDPFEGIIIANEILYRKEMNITTLANILDETRTKLDKKGLKLPVATSDLGDDWTSELATDSDYIMANIHPFFAGVTASEAAAWTNNFWKTNNGDFWKTDTKKNIISETGWPTGGGTNCGAATTCTEGSVAGVDELNTFMEDWVCQSLKNGTNYFWFEAFDEPWKERYNTKGKAWEDKWGLLTADRELKKGVKIPDCDGKTIQDYSMFSS; via the exons ATGCAGAACTACCATGGGGATCCCTACGAGAGCGAACCGCTCGACTCTCATAATCGCTACGATTCCTCTCCCAGAAGGCCCATCCCTCCTCCCCATAGTTATTCACCTTCGGCTGCCCACTACGACGCTCCTCCGAGATCAAATCACCCAAGCGCACATCCCGATTCTTCATACAGCCGTGTACAAGGTGGCTACGACGATTATTCCTCTCACGGTCGCCCAGTATCGCCTTCGCCGTACACAGGATCCGCAGGATCTGCTGGATACGACAGCCCTCGACGACCATCGCCTCAACAAAACGATCACGGTTATTACGGCAACCAAGGCTACAATAACTacggtggtggcggcggcggacATATGGG CGGAATAGGCGCAATGGAACACTCCAACTTGCCTCCGCCTCCATCGCGGACTCAGCAAAACCCTTATGGCGGAAATGGCGGTTACGGTTACGGTTACGATTCTCCCCGGGGGCCACCATCGGCTGCGGCGTCTCACTTCAACGGTAGCGATCCCTACATAGATAACCCGTACCCCGGATATACGAATTCGCGGCACGGGAGCGACAATCTTGGTGTAGTGAATCCTAATGACATTATCGACGATGGAGACGACGGACTTGTGTATGGAAAGAGCCAAAGGAACTCAATGCTTAGCCTTTCCAATTCCGACCGCGCGAAGAGGGGTGCTTCTGCAACCGCTGCTGCAGTTGGAGGTGGTGCGGCAGCTGGCGGCCTTTTGGGTGGACGAG GCGGAAGCTACGAGATGAATGCACGGGAAAAGCCTTACGGTTATGGCTCAGACGATAAGGACACTGGGAGGAGTAAGAGGTGCAAgtggctcatcatcgtcgtgGTGTTCCTCGTCATTGTCGGCGCTATCGTCGGTGGTGTCGTTGGTAGTATGGTGAACAATGGCAAGCACGACGACAGCACGTCGAGTAGTTCGGGAGAGTCAGCTAAGGacgacaccaagaagaacggcgATCTTGGCAAAAACAGCGCAGAGATCAAGGAACTTCTTAACAATCCCGACCTCCACAGAGTCTTTCCCGGAATGGACTACACCCCTCTCAACTCACAGTATCCCGACTGTATGCATAACCCACCTTCTCAGAACAACATCACACGCGACGTGGCCGTTCTAGGTCAGCTTACCAACAAGATTCGATTGTACGGAACCGATTGCAACCAAACGCAGATGTTGATTCATGCTATTGATCGATTGGAACTCAAGGATACCAAGATCTGGATGGGTGTTTGGCTTGACAAGAACGAGACAACCAACGATCGACAGATGGCACAGATGTGGGACATCCTGGATGAGTATGGTGATGATCCTTTTGAGGGtatcatcattgccaacgAAATCCTCTACCGCAAGGAGATGAACATCACCACATTGGCCAACATCTTGGACGAAACCCGCAcgaagctcgacaagaagggcCTCAAGCTTCCCGTTGCCACCTCGGATTTGGGCGACGACTGGACATCTGAACTTGCGACGGACAGTGACTATATCATGGCCAACATCCATCCCTTCTTTGCCGGAGTGACGGCATCCGAAGCTGCCGCTTGGACCAACAATTTCTGGAAGACTAACAATGGAGATTTCTGGAAGACGGACacgaagaagaacatcatctcGGAGACAGGCTGGCCTACCGGAGGCGGCACCAACTGTGGCGCAGCCACGACCTGTACCGAGGGATCagttgctggtgttgacgagctcaacACCTTCATGGAAGATTGGGTTTGCCAATCTCTCAAGAACGGTACCAACTACTTCTGGTTCGAGGCATTTGACGAGCCTTGGAAGGAACGGTACAacaccaagggcaaggcaTGGGAAGACAAATGGGGTCTGTTGACAGCGGACcgcgagctcaagaagggagTCAAGATTCCCGACTGCGACGGCAAGACGATCCAGGACTATAGCATGTTTTCCTCATAA